A genomic window from Xyrauchen texanus isolate HMW12.3.18 chromosome 31, RBS_HiC_50CHRs, whole genome shotgun sequence includes:
- the LOC127625155 gene encoding vacuolar protein sorting-associated protein 29, producing the protein MLVLVLGDLHIPHRCNTLPAKFKKLLVPGKIQHILCTGNLCTKESYDYLKTLAGDVHIVRGDFDENLNYPEQKVVTVGQFKIGLIHGHQVIPWGDMASLALLQRQLDVDILISGHTHKFEAFENENKFYINPGSATGAYSALESNITPSFVLMDIQASTVVTYVYQLIGDDVKVERIEYKKS; encoded by the exons ATG CTGGTCCTTGTGTTAGGTGACCTGCACATTCCCCATCGATGCAACACCCTACCTGCCAAATTCAAGAAGTTATTGGTGCCTGGCAAGATTCAGCACATCCTCTGCACAGGAAACCTCTGTACAAAGGAGAGCTATGACTACCTGAAAACATTAGCTGGAGACGTGCACATTGTCAGAGGAGACTTTGATGAG AACTTGAATTACCCTGAGCAGAAGGTGGTGACGGTGGGGCAGTTTAAGATCGGTCTGATCCACGGCCACCAGGTGATCCCCTGGGGTGACATGGCCAGCTTGGCACTGCTTCAGAGGCAGCTAGATGTGGATATCCTCATCTCTGGCCACACGCACAAATTTGAGGCTTTTGAGAATGAGAACAAATTTTATATTAACCCTGGATCAGCCACCGGGGCCTATAGTGCACTGGAGAG CAACATTACACCATCATTTGTTTTGATGGACATTCAAGCCTCCACAGTTGTAACATATGTCTACCAGCTCATTGGAGATGACGTCAAAGTTGAGAGAATCGAATACAAAAAGTCTTAA